One Armatimonadota bacterium genomic window carries:
- a CDS encoding serine hydrolase, whose protein sequence is MRSQGQTQIVEHATALLRRLVKHDGPGVAVLIRCGSEVLFRESYGRADIELDVPLSPNHVFRIASITKMMTAAEILKLSEEGKLTLDDHADKYLPEIPVAKFVTVRELLSHTAGISDQPTFVSPDFGKNDRTTEELLKDIALRPSDFDPGTRWSYSNAGYVLLGAIIERVTGASWKDAFHEDIFLPLGMARTGCFGNEVIIPGRVRGYTTETPDRSPKNAEEFSLSVPMASGGLLSTLDDLAIWAQSLASGKLISLESFRQMIEPTKTLPGMPTRHGYGFGTILTRVRGESAIGHTGQIPGYTSCLTHFPSLDVTVVVLSNDHYFDARGAGRRFSAIALGQPYTEPELSTWSKVEVESVLGTYQVDTETTWTLSQEDGRLFCQRSNRNRVPIQSCVNSELHLAFELDFWVPVKNSEGEVVGMNHFEDGEAPPRFVSRIE, encoded by the coding sequence ATGCGATCGCAAGGGCAAACTCAAATAGTTGAACACGCTACCGCCCTATTGCGACGATTGGTGAAACACGATGGCCCTGGAGTTGCCGTTCTGATCAGATGCGGTAGCGAAGTGCTTTTTCGAGAATCGTATGGTCGAGCCGATATTGAACTCGACGTTCCGTTGTCGCCGAATCACGTTTTTCGAATCGCCTCCATCACCAAGATGATGACGGCAGCAGAGATTCTCAAGTTGAGCGAGGAAGGCAAGCTAACACTTGACGATCATGCAGACAAGTACCTTCCGGAGATTCCAGTGGCAAAATTCGTGACCGTTCGTGAGTTGCTTTCGCATACGGCTGGGATTTCTGATCAACCCACATTCGTCTCGCCTGACTTTGGAAAGAATGACCGCACGACGGAGGAGCTTCTCAAGGACATTGCTCTGCGGCCATCGGACTTTGACCCCGGAACCCGATGGTCCTACTCCAACGCGGGCTACGTTCTGCTGGGAGCGATTATTGAAAGGGTGACCGGAGCATCATGGAAGGACGCTTTTCACGAAGACATTTTTCTGCCGCTCGGTATGGCAAGAACCGGATGTTTTGGTAACGAGGTTATCATTCCAGGGCGGGTCCGGGGGTACACGACCGAGACACCGGATCGTTCTCCAAAGAATGCCGAGGAGTTTAGCCTTTCGGTTCCCATGGCATCGGGGGGCCTGCTCTCGACCCTCGACGACTTAGCCATTTGGGCCCAATCGTTGGCTTCGGGGAAGTTGATCAGCCTAGAGAGTTTCCGGCAAATGATCGAGCCGACAAAGACCTTACCGGGAATGCCAACGCGGCATGGGTATGGCTTCGGCACCATCCTGACTCGAGTGCGTGGCGAGTCAGCGATCGGTCATACGGGACAAATCCCAGGCTACACTTCGTGCCTAACCCACTTTCCAAGCCTTGATGTTACGGTTGTCGTCCTCAGCAATGACCACTACTTCGACGCCCGAGGAGCGGGGCGACGCTTTTCGGCTATTGCTCTCGGGCAACCCTATACCGAACCGGAGTTGTCAACGTGGAGCAAAGTCGAAGTGGAATCTGTTTTGGGCACGTATCAGGTGGATACGGAAACCACATGGACCCTATCGCAAGAAGACGGAAGACTCTTTTGTCAGCGGTCAAATCGAAATCGGGTCCCGATCCAATCTTGCGTCAATAGTGAACTCCATCTAGCTTTCGAACTAGACTTTTGGGTTCCGGTCAAAAATTCTGAAGGTGAGGTCGTCGGCATGAATCATTTCGAAGACGGAGAGGCACCGCCGCGATTTGTTTCAAGGATCGAATAG
- a CDS encoding PEP-CTERM sorting domain-containing protein, with the protein MPGLVGRLTASASNTFGDKHMKTNRMLLAGLVLVAAASANAVILTPGVWTPLPGTQTPGGTVVEDDLVPFSFSAYGGTVSGQVQNRVVLKADGTYFFAWRVFNDANSAGKISDLRLGNFITSTYDGDWDPTSLGDTSPTKALLFNTPGGFVNFNFLDDAGGGGLDPRTSSKFFYLDTDATSYARVAEYDLTNVGQTEISGLYSTFAPVPEPASLAVLGIGVLALARRRKK; encoded by the coding sequence ATGCCTGGATTGGTCGGTCGATTGACCGCCTCCGCTTCAAATACATTTGGGGACAAACACATGAAAACAAATCGCATGTTATTGGCGGGCCTCGTGCTCGTCGCGGCTGCTTCGGCAAACGCTGTCATTCTCACACCTGGCGTATGGACGCCACTTCCTGGAACCCAGACACCTGGCGGAACCGTCGTCGAAGACGACCTGGTTCCCTTCTCGTTCTCGGCGTACGGCGGCACGGTTTCTGGTCAAGTTCAGAATCGGGTGGTTCTGAAGGCCGACGGCACGTACTTCTTCGCTTGGCGAGTGTTTAACGATGCCAACTCGGCGGGGAAAATCTCCGACCTTCGGCTCGGCAATTTCATCACCTCGACTTACGATGGTGATTGGGATCCGACCAGCCTTGGGGACACGAGTCCGACCAAGGCTCTCCTCTTCAATACTCCGGGAGGATTCGTCAACTTCAACTTCCTCGACGATGCCGGTGGTGGTGGTCTCGATCCTCGCACCTCGTCGAAGTTCTTCTACCTGGATACCGACGCAACGTCTTACGCCCGCGTCGCCGAGTACGACCTGACGAACGTTGGACAAACCGAGATCAGCGGCCTCTATTCCACGTTCGCTCCGGTTCCGGAGCCGGCCTCGCTGGCGGTTCTGGGCATTGGCGTCCTGGCGCTGGCTCGACGGCGGAAGAAGTAA
- a CDS encoding zinc-ribbon domain-containing protein, which produces MSIPEQKCPHCSKPILHGAQWCPYCGASLINERHPYGKVSSHRFSPWIIAMFILILPLVAFGGCWLNFSLDSPTTASNVWFLVASLGCPASILVGIVLYVLNVAYMRKQ; this is translated from the coding sequence ATGTCTATTCCCGAACAGAAATGTCCCCATTGCTCGAAGCCGATTCTGCACGGCGCACAATGGTGCCCCTATTGCGGAGCGTCGCTGATCAACGAAAGACATCCGTATGGAAAGGTGTCTTCCCATCGGTTCTCGCCCTGGATCATTGCGATGTTCATCCTGATTTTGCCCCTTGTCGCTTTCGGCGGTTGCTGGCTGAACTTCTCTCTAGATTCTCCAACGACGGCCTCGAATGTCTGGTTTCTGGTTGCCTCACTTGGCTGCCCAGCGTCCATCCTGGTCGGCATCGTTCTGTACGTTCTAAACGTTGCCTACATGAGGAAGCAATGA
- a CDS encoding radical SAM protein has translation MAVASRPYTIEEYTRSVCPHCLARGGVRSDDPDVFVDAMLVSHSGSIWMRRFCREHGETESLYEEDANLWRSRAGWQTPTLSVVPDRADNFRGFPAGYRDGLPAGHGQHSCILLLNLTEHCNYKCPTCYATALEPGTPALAEEKPTLSELLHTVDTVIEREGGKLSVVMLSGGEPTLRRDFETLVEELLERKITRILVNTNGRRILKDKAFLRFLASHRDRVEVYLQFDGLSDRVYLDLRGEALADEKRKTLELLNQERIFTTLVATVKRGVNESEMQALLELGLNTPYCSGLAIQPVFGSGRNSGIDPMKRTTPTGVLRALDRATDFIPLPCSHKDCCDIAYFVQNEKGEWNSLVSLVGRDELKKWVHLASNSISFENVRDSLRLMIQDGTLQRLLSEQQRASSLQVASDLFRMCDCVPGLTDLMGGIWKAFGGEDRLLERMAMRTFRVTVKMFMDAHTFHEARIRQCCVHVGTFEEDPRRYSFCWRWLFADAQDFPDRVSTLRVL, from the coding sequence ATGGCCGTCGCTTCCCGCCCTTACACAATCGAGGAATACACGCGATCTGTGTGCCCGCATTGCCTCGCTCGTGGCGGCGTCCGCTCGGATGATCCCGACGTGTTCGTCGACGCCATGCTCGTTTCGCATTCGGGTTCTATTTGGATGCGGCGGTTCTGCCGAGAACATGGTGAAACGGAGAGCCTGTACGAGGAAGACGCCAACCTCTGGCGGTCGCGCGCCGGGTGGCAGACACCGACGCTGTCGGTGGTTCCAGACCGGGCCGACAACTTTCGGGGATTCCCTGCCGGTTATCGAGACGGGTTGCCCGCCGGGCACGGACAGCATTCGTGCATCCTGCTTTTGAACCTAACCGAGCATTGCAACTACAAGTGCCCTACTTGTTACGCCACCGCACTGGAGCCTGGAACACCCGCGTTAGCCGAGGAAAAACCGACCCTCAGCGAGCTTCTTCATACCGTCGATACGGTTATCGAGCGGGAAGGTGGAAAGCTGAGCGTGGTGATGCTCAGTGGCGGCGAGCCAACCCTACGACGCGATTTCGAAACCTTAGTCGAAGAGCTTCTAGAACGCAAGATCACCCGAATTCTGGTTAACACCAACGGACGGCGAATCCTGAAAGACAAGGCGTTTCTTCGCTTCCTGGCATCGCATCGCGACCGCGTCGAGGTGTATCTCCAGTTCGACGGGCTCTCCGATCGGGTCTATCTGGACCTCCGCGGCGAGGCGCTTGCCGACGAAAAGCGAAAGACCCTCGAACTCTTGAACCAAGAACGAATCTTTACGACTCTGGTAGCGACGGTCAAACGAGGCGTTAATGAGAGCGAAATGCAAGCCTTGCTGGAGCTTGGTCTGAATACGCCCTACTGCTCCGGGTTGGCAATCCAGCCTGTGTTCGGTTCGGGGCGGAACAGCGGCATCGACCCGATGAAGCGGACGACGCCGACCGGTGTGCTCCGAGCTCTGGATCGGGCGACCGACTTCATTCCGCTTCCCTGCTCGCACAAGGACTGTTGCGACATCGCCTACTTTGTGCAGAACGAGAAGGGCGAATGGAACTCCCTGGTGTCGCTCGTTGGTCGAGACGAGCTGAAGAAATGGGTTCACTTGGCAAGCAATTCCATCTCCTTCGAGAACGTGCGAGACTCGCTTCGCCTCATGATTCAGGACGGCACGCTTCAGCGTCTGCTCAGCGAACAGCAACGGGCATCGTCGCTTCAGGTAGCTAGCGACCTGTTTCGGATGTGCGATTGCGTGCCCGGCCTGACCGACCTGATGGGTGGAATTTGGAAAGCCTTCGGCGGCGAAGATAGACTCCTTGAACGGATGGCGATGCGAACGTTCCGCGTGACGGTCAAAATGTTCATGGATGCGCACACGTTCCATGAAGCGCGGATTCGCCAGTGTTGCGTCCACGTGGGCACCTTCGAGGAGGATCCGCGTCGGTATTCGTTCTGCTGGCGGTGGCTCTTTGCCGACGCCCAAGACTTCCCCGATCGGGTGTCGACGCTGAGAGTCCTATGA
- a CDS encoding flotillin family protein, whose amino-acid sequence MIRFWWVLIPILCVVFFKPILRLFLGMVIVPENRIGLVTKKFVIFGAHRQLPDGRILATHGEAGIQAETLAPGLYWTMWPWQYAVTMAPFTVVPEGKVGLVLSNDGFELPAGNILARKVECDNFQDAVAFLHNQGQKGRQTHVLTSGTYRINTLAFAISLTDITIIHENMVGIVTALDGKPIKQGQIAGETVEGHNNFQNVDRFLENGGNRGLQPQVILAGSYFINPWAIQIEETPMTEVPIGHVGVVISFIGEDGKDLTGESFKHGNIVSMGYRGVWMEPLGPGKYPINKYTMKVELVPTTNLVLNWANARSEAHALDKNLCTITVRSKDGFPFNLDVSQIIHIPATEAPKVIARFGSMTNLVSQVLEPTIGNYFRNSAQDSDVISFLSTRKERQASAKEHIKEVLDEYNVNAVDTLIGDIVPPEALMKTLTDRKIAEEAEKTYETQRMAQEKRQTLEKETAIADMQGEIVKAQQSVEIAQRTADATVKKAEGDAASLKLQVNAEAEATKMRASAEAEATKAKGAAQAEFTKLNAVADAERIAKTGVAEAEKIMAIGKSQAESYELQVKAMGEENFTRFKITEEIAKGNIKIIPDLIVSGNGSSSDGSLSGLMGLQLLQMLKEKEAVGGGNKAK is encoded by the coding sequence ATGATCCGATTTTGGTGGGTGCTCATTCCCATCCTCTGCGTCGTGTTCTTCAAACCGATCCTCCGCCTCTTCCTGGGAATGGTTATCGTTCCCGAAAACCGAATCGGTTTGGTCACGAAGAAATTCGTCATCTTCGGCGCACACCGCCAGTTGCCGGACGGACGCATTCTTGCGACTCATGGCGAAGCTGGAATCCAGGCCGAAACCCTAGCCCCTGGCCTTTACTGGACCATGTGGCCGTGGCAATACGCCGTCACCATGGCGCCGTTTACGGTCGTGCCGGAAGGCAAGGTCGGCCTCGTGCTGTCCAACGACGGTTTCGAACTCCCGGCGGGCAACATCTTGGCCCGCAAGGTCGAGTGCGACAACTTCCAGGACGCCGTGGCGTTCTTGCATAACCAAGGTCAAAAGGGCCGACAGACGCACGTGCTGACCTCCGGTACTTACCGAATCAACACGCTGGCGTTTGCCATCAGCCTGACTGACATCACGATCATCCATGAGAACATGGTGGGCATTGTCACCGCGCTCGACGGCAAGCCGATCAAGCAGGGACAGATCGCGGGTGAGACGGTGGAAGGTCATAACAACTTCCAGAACGTCGACCGATTCCTGGAGAATGGCGGCAACCGAGGTCTGCAACCGCAGGTCATCCTGGCCGGTAGCTACTTCATCAATCCGTGGGCGATCCAGATCGAGGAGACCCCGATGACGGAGGTGCCGATCGGCCATGTGGGCGTCGTCATTTCGTTCATCGGCGAGGACGGCAAGGACCTGACCGGCGAGTCGTTCAAGCACGGCAACATCGTGTCGATGGGCTACCGAGGCGTCTGGATGGAGCCGTTGGGACCGGGTAAATACCCGATCAACAAGTACACCATGAAGGTGGAGCTGGTGCCGACGACCAACCTGGTGCTGAACTGGGCCAACGCCCGGTCCGAAGCGCACGCGCTGGATAAGAACCTCTGCACAATCACGGTTCGTAGTAAGGACGGATTCCCGTTCAACCTCGACGTGTCGCAGATCATTCACATTCCGGCGACCGAGGCTCCGAAGGTCATCGCCCGTTTTGGCAGTATGACGAACCTGGTTTCGCAGGTGCTGGAGCCGACGATCGGCAACTACTTCCGCAATAGCGCGCAGGATAGCGACGTCATCAGCTTCCTCAGCACCCGAAAGGAGCGCCAGGCTTCGGCCAAGGAGCATATCAAGGAAGTGCTGGACGAGTACAACGTGAACGCGGTTGATACGCTGATCGGCGACATCGTTCCGCCCGAAGCGCTGATGAAGACGCTGACGGATCGAAAGATCGCCGAAGAGGCTGAGAAGACGTACGAAACCCAGCGCATGGCGCAGGAGAAGCGACAAACCCTCGAAAAGGAAACCGCGATTGCCGACATGCAGGGCGAGATCGTCAAGGCTCAGCAGAGCGTTGAAATCGCCCAGCGAACCGCCGATGCGACGGTCAAGAAGGCCGAAGGTGACGCCGCAAGCCTGAAACTGCAAGTGAACGCCGAAGCCGAAGCGACCAAGATGCGCGCTAGCGCCGAGGCGGAAGCCACCAAGGCCAAGGGTGCGGCTCAGGCCGAATTCACCAAGCTGAACGCGGTCGCCGACGCCGAGCGCATCGCCAAGACCGGTGTGGCCGAGGCCGAGAAGATCATGGCGATCGGTAAGTCGCAGGCGGAATCCTACGAACTCCAGGTCAAGGCCATGGGTGAAGAGAACTTCACCCGGTTCAAGATCACCGAGGAGATCGCCAAGGGCAACATCAAGATCATTCCGGACCTGATCGTGAGCGGAAATGGAAGCTCGAGTGACGGAAGCCTGAGTGGCCTGATGGGACTCCAGCTCTTGCAGATGCTGAAGGAGAAAGAAGCCGTTGGCGGTGGCAACAAGGCCAAGTAG
- a CDS encoding GNAT family N-acetyltransferase yields MATRPSSGTIPGSEMGREPVSLLSWIMGPILKTERLVLRPLCRDDGPRIQAVFPNIEVTRYLAAAVPWPYPETGAEDFLNFVLPEVEAGKRFLWAITEKDGNGELIGLIDLALEGPFHRGFWLIPEHHRKGYMTEAVAAVNDFAFEVVGLPKLRLSNAEPNIGSSKLKSNSGAERVEVIEDVAFVGGRFREEVWELTADQWRRNRIRFLNRN; encoded by the coding sequence GTGGCAACAAGGCCAAGTAGCGGCACGATTCCCGGCTCAGAAATGGGCCGGGAACCGGTCTCCCTGCTATCATGGATTATGGGACCGATCCTCAAAACCGAAAGGCTGGTGTTGCGACCGTTGTGTCGCGACGACGGGCCGCGAATCCAGGCGGTTTTTCCCAACATTGAGGTCACCCGCTATCTCGCCGCCGCCGTCCCTTGGCCCTATCCCGAGACCGGCGCGGAAGACTTTTTGAATTTCGTTCTGCCCGAGGTGGAAGCAGGCAAACGGTTCCTCTGGGCCATCACCGAAAAGGACGGAAACGGCGAGCTGATCGGCCTCATCGACCTCGCGCTCGAAGGGCCGTTCCATCGCGGTTTTTGGCTGATTCCCGAACACCATCGCAAGGGATACATGACCGAGGCCGTGGCCGCCGTCAACGACTTTGCGTTCGAAGTTGTGGGCCTGCCAAAGCTACGCCTCAGCAACGCCGAACCCAACATCGGATCGAGCAAACTGAAATCGAACTCGGGGGCCGAAAGGGTGGAAGTCATCGAGGACGTCGCGTTCGTGGGCGGACGGTTCCGGGAGGAAGTGTGGGAACTCACGGCTGACCAGTGGCGTCGAAATCGCATCCGATTCTTGAACCGAAACTGA
- a CDS encoding GNAT family N-acetyltransferase, with protein sequence MSQIPTLETERLILRPLRREDAPRIQELFPDFEVVRYLYSFVPWPYPDNGANEFLDMCLPQIERGERIIWAMTLREAADDLLIGVVYMNPGGPHHRSFWLAPRYHRLGLMTEAVAAFNDYFFDVLGNPVIRSGNAVPNLGSRRIKEKTGAKLVDVKPDASFVEGVFDEEIWELTAEDWRANRTRFVAKREGA encoded by the coding sequence ATGAGCCAGATACCGACCCTCGAAACCGAACGACTGATTCTGCGCCCTTTGCGTCGCGAGGATGCCCCGCGCATCCAAGAGCTGTTCCCGGATTTCGAGGTCGTTCGATACCTGTATTCGTTTGTTCCGTGGCCGTATCCCGACAACGGAGCCAATGAATTCCTCGATATGTGCCTGCCGCAGATCGAAAGGGGTGAGCGGATCATCTGGGCGATGACGCTTCGCGAGGCGGCCGACGACCTGCTGATCGGCGTGGTTTACATGAATCCCGGTGGGCCGCACCATCGGTCCTTTTGGCTTGCGCCACGATACCACCGACTCGGGCTGATGACGGAAGCGGTCGCCGCCTTCAACGACTACTTCTTCGATGTCCTGGGCAACCCGGTGATCCGAAGCGGTAACGCCGTTCCCAACCTCGGTTCTCGGCGGATCAAGGAGAAGACCGGGGCGAAGTTAGTTGATGTAAAGCCCGACGCATCGTTCGTCGAAGGGGTTTTTGACGAGGAGATTTGGGAGTTAACGGCTGAGGATTGGCGGGCGAATCGGACGCGATTTGTGGCCAAAAGAGAAGGGGCTTGA
- a CDS encoding DUF255 domain-containing protein, with product MKRFSLVFILAAMTMAGASALAQTEAKPIDMSEKIFDPSRNSAKDISDAVKLAMKQNKRILLDVGGNWCPWCHLLDNLFKSNQDIASELKEHYIVVKVNFSKENENKELLSQYPKIPGYPHIFVLEKNGKLLHSQNTGLLENGDHHDPAKVMRFLKTWAI from the coding sequence ATGAAGCGTTTCTCCCTTGTTTTCATCCTCGCGGCCATGACGATGGCCGGTGCGAGCGCCCTCGCCCAAACCGAAGCCAAGCCGATCGACATGTCGGAGAAGATTTTCGATCCGAGCCGCAACAGCGCCAAGGACATCTCCGATGCCGTCAAGCTGGCGATGAAGCAGAACAAGCGAATCCTGCTGGACGTGGGCGGAAACTGGTGCCCGTGGTGCCACCTGCTGGATAACCTTTTCAAGTCGAATCAGGACATCGCCAGCGAGTTGAAAGAGCACTACATCGTAGTGAAGGTGAACTTCAGCAAGGAAAACGAGAACAAGGAACTGCTTTCGCAATACCCGAAGATTCCCGGATACCCGCACATCTTTGTGCTGGAGAAGAACGGCAAACTTCTGCACTCGCAGAACACGGGACTGCTCGAAAACGGCGACCATCACGATCCGGCGAAGGTCATGAGGTTCCTCAAGACCTGGGCGATCTAA
- a CDS encoding TIM barrel protein: protein MSAHDPSKLNRRDFLVGTMAAGATLAAGRVAALEPDKPWFQISLAEWSLHRSISGGQMTNLDFPKVARRTYGIDAVEYVNQFWKDKATDDKYLAELKSICEGEGVKSVLIMCDGEGSMGDPDAAARYKTVENHYRWLWAAKYLGCHSIRVNAYSKGTPEEQAKLCADGLAQLGQYAATLKLGVIVENHGGISSHGDWLAGVMRKVGMKNVGTLPDLGNFYEYDRYQGVTDMMPFAKGVSAKSHDFDAQGNETGIDYKRMLDIIKKAGYRGRLGIEYEGDRMSEPDGIRATKALLERLR, encoded by the coding sequence ATGTCCGCCCACGACCCTTCGAAGCTGAATCGTCGCGACTTCCTTGTCGGAACGATGGCCGCCGGTGCCACCCTTGCCGCTGGACGCGTAGCCGCCCTCGAGCCCGACAAGCCGTGGTTCCAAATTTCCTTGGCCGAATGGTCCCTTCACCGATCCATCTCCGGCGGGCAGATGACCAATCTCGATTTTCCGAAGGTCGCGCGCCGAACCTACGGCATCGATGCCGTCGAGTACGTGAACCAGTTTTGGAAGGACAAAGCCACCGACGACAAATACCTCGCCGAGTTGAAAAGCATCTGTGAGGGCGAGGGGGTCAAGAGCGTCCTCATCATGTGCGACGGCGAGGGCTCGATGGGCGACCCGGACGCCGCCGCCCGGTACAAAACCGTCGAAAACCATTACCGCTGGCTTTGGGCCGCGAAGTACCTGGGTTGCCATAGTATCCGCGTGAACGCCTACTCGAAGGGCACGCCCGAGGAGCAAGCAAAGCTCTGTGCCGATGGCCTCGCCCAGCTTGGACAATACGCGGCGACGCTGAAGTTGGGTGTCATCGTCGAGAATCACGGCGGCATCAGCAGTCATGGCGATTGGCTTGCGGGCGTGATGCGAAAGGTGGGAATGAAGAACGTCGGCACCTTGCCTGACCTCGGCAATTTCTACGAGTACGACCGCTACCAAGGGGTCACCGACATGATGCCGTTCGCAAAAGGCGTGAGCGCGAAGTCACACGACTTCGATGCGCAAGGGAACGAGACCGGAATCGACTACAAACGAATGCTGGACATCATCAAAAAGGCTGGATATCGCGGTCGGCTTGGCATCGAATACGAAGGAGACCGCATGAGCGAGCCGGACGGGATTCGCGCCACCAAAGCTTTGCTGGAACGCCTTCGTTAG
- a CDS encoding family 16 glycosylhydrolase: MLTSLLLSAFLPHLEAKIAPKWTLTFDQEFDGPKGQAPDPKVWSRDLGGGGYGNGEWQSYTDGNKNAFLDGDGNLVIEARKEPTKGDDGIQRDYSSARLKTNASFTQKYGKFEARMKMPVGKGMWPAFWMLGDNSGSVGWPRCGEIDIMEYLGHQTSLTHGTIHGPGYSGGGGVSNSLDTKLPLDQDFHVYGMEWEPEEIRFTFDGKQFAKVTPNDIGVNDWAYDHPFFIILNLAVGGGWPGYPDASTKFPQRFVIDYIRAYKDENLKVDEAGIRQRDDYRKAHGPKYEWPGPFKIPGTINAIDFNLGGEGKGYHDADPENQGGAYRPREGVDIGASGTTPKDNVGWTKAGEWLAYDLNVEQGGTFKIEATVASEGDGGEFHLEVDGQPIGDSVVVSKTGGWTTWKTISLGDARLYAGKHTLKVRMDKNGATGSIGNLLSIRFFR; the protein is encoded by the coding sequence ATGTTGACTTCCCTCTTGCTCTCCGCCTTTCTGCCCCACCTCGAAGCCAAAATCGCGCCCAAGTGGACGCTGACCTTCGACCAAGAATTCGATGGTCCAAAAGGGCAGGCACCCGACCCAAAAGTCTGGTCGCGTGATCTCGGGGGCGGCGGATACGGCAACGGCGAATGGCAAAGCTACACGGACGGCAACAAGAATGCCTTCCTCGACGGCGACGGCAACTTGGTGATCGAAGCCCGCAAGGAGCCGACCAAAGGTGACGACGGCATCCAGCGCGACTACAGTTCGGCAAGGCTAAAGACGAACGCATCCTTCACCCAAAAGTACGGCAAGTTCGAGGCGAGGATGAAGATGCCGGTCGGCAAGGGCATGTGGCCCGCCTTTTGGATGCTCGGAGACAATTCCGGGTCGGTCGGGTGGCCGCGATGCGGCGAAATCGACATCATGGAATACCTGGGCCACCAGACGAGCCTGACCCACGGCACTATCCACGGCCCGGGTTACTCGGGTGGCGGCGGAGTCTCCAACTCGCTCGACACCAAGCTCCCCCTCGACCAAGATTTCCACGTGTACGGCATGGAATGGGAGCCGGAGGAGATTCGTTTCACGTTCGACGGAAAGCAATTTGCCAAGGTGACGCCCAACGACATTGGCGTCAATGACTGGGCCTATGACCACCCCTTCTTCATCATTCTTAACCTCGCAGTTGGCGGCGGATGGCCAGGTTATCCCGACGCCAGCACCAAGTTTCCTCAGCGATTCGTGATCGACTACATTCGGGCCTACAAGGACGAAAACCTGAAGGTTGACGAGGCGGGCATTCGCCAGCGTGACGACTATCGAAAGGCGCACGGACCCAAATACGAATGGCCAGGACCCTTCAAGATTCCCGGGACCATCAACGCCATCGACTTCAATCTTGGTGGCGAAGGCAAGGGCTACCATGACGCCGATCCCGAGAATCAGGGCGGAGCTTATCGCCCACGCGAAGGAGTCGATATTGGCGCTTCGGGGACCACGCCAAAGGACAATGTCGGTTGGACCAAGGCGGGCGAGTGGCTGGCCTACGACCTCAACGTCGAACAGGGCGGGACCTTCAAGATCGAAGCGACGGTAGCCAGCGAGGGCGACGGCGGCGAGTTCCACTTGGAAGTCGACGGTCAACCGATCGGCGACTCGGTGGTGGTGTCCAAAACCGGCGGATGGACGACTTGGAAGACGATCTCGCTTGGCGACGCACGGCTCTATGCAGGCAAGCACACGCTGAAGGTCCGCATGGACAAGAACGGGGCCACCGGCTCAATTGGCAACCTCCTTTCGATCCGCTTCTTCCGTTAG